The proteins below come from a single Candidatus Zymogenus saltonus genomic window:
- a CDS encoding flippase-like domain-containing protein, which translates to MKKTIKTILKFTIGLLLFFVVVALFSGFKDIDRLFKINWLMAWPVVILTFIVNFMDAWKLHVIINHFSKKGDLITLLRYIIMGRFVGHSTSQMFGDMGSRFLYTKSIGIDLKRGTFAIILDKLLIGILLGCIIVTIPVVVAFEEFERYTSIVPLVSAVLFAISISLMPAVISIFIRFFPKRDILKQLRTMVSGRLRWLLFFLTIGKFLLSAIRFLFIMRLCQIDLAFAKVFMGTAIVQGSMIVGITPGGLGLVEAGWAGVLYFYKVPSLNSASFLVNQRLLIFGSILLLSLLFVIHNGLKKRFSTPKEKPPTSDSQPK; encoded by the coding sequence TTGAAAAAAACTATAAAGACAATCCTGAAGTTCACGATAGGTCTTCTCCTTTTTTTCGTAGTAGTGGCGCTCTTCAGCGGCTTCAAGGATATCGACCGGCTTTTTAAGATCAACTGGCTTATGGCGTGGCCGGTTGTCATCCTGACTTTTATAGTTAACTTTATGGATGCCTGGAAGCTCCACGTAATCATAAACCACTTCTCAAAAAAAGGGGATCTCATAACTCTCCTCAGATACATTATCATGGGGAGATTTGTCGGTCACTCCACAAGCCAGATGTTCGGCGATATGGGAAGCCGCTTTCTCTATACTAAATCGATCGGCATAGACTTAAAAAGGGGCACGTTTGCAATAATACTCGATAAGCTCCTTATAGGGATACTCCTCGGATGCATAATAGTGACGATTCCGGTGGTGGTGGCGTTCGAGGAATTTGAACGTTATACGTCGATTGTGCCTCTCGTTTCGGCGGTCCTCTTTGCAATAAGCATATCCCTTATGCCGGCGGTCATATCCATCTTCATAAGGTTTTTCCCAAAACGGGATATTTTAAAACAATTAAGAACCATGGTATCGGGAAGACTGCGCTGGCTCCTCTTTTTCCTCACGATCGGGAAATTTTTACTGTCAGCGATCAGGTTTCTATTCATAATGAGGCTCTGCCAGATAGACCTCGCTTTCGCGAAGGTCTTTATGGGGACGGCCATCGTGCAGGGGAGCATGATCGTGGGAATTACTCCGGGCGGGCTGGGTCTCGTGGAGGCGGGATGGGCGGGGGTGCTCTATTTTTATAAAGTTCCGTCCCTAAACAGCGCGAGTTTTCTGGTCAATCAGAGGCTCCTTATCTTTGGATCCATCCTCCTGTTGTCACTCCTTTTCGTAATCCATAATGGGCTGAAGAAAAGATTTTCGACACCAAAGGAAAAACCGCCCACCTCCGACTCTCAACCGAAATAG